One genomic window of Channa argus isolate prfri chromosome 5, Channa argus male v1.0, whole genome shotgun sequence includes the following:
- the LOC137127686 gene encoding crooked neck-like protein 1: protein MSKWIKYAQWEENLQEIQRARSIYERALVVDHHIITLWLKYAEMEMKSRQVNHARNIWDRAITILPHVNQFWYKYTHMEETLGNIAECRQVFERWMKRDPDEQAWHSYINFELRCNEEDKARTIYEKFIIVHPEVKNWIKYASFEEEHGYITRSREVYERAAEFFVTQHMDENLFVAFAKFEETQKEIERIRVIYKYALDRIPKHQARELFKNYTMFEKKFGDQRGIEDVIIRKQRFQYEEEVKANPHNYDAWFDYLRLVESEADSDTVREVYERAIANIPPIQEKRHWRRYIYLWINYALYEELQVKDPERTRQVYQTCLEIIPHKKFTFAKIWLLSAKFEIKQKNLQGARKIMERAIGKCPKNKLLKGYIEIELQLREFNRCRKLYGKYIEFSPVNCTTWIKFAELEMMLGEIDRARGIFELAIGQPQLEMPELVWKSYIDFEIEQKEYENTRNLYKRLLQRTQHVKVWISYAKFELSVKRPDWLQKCRQIYEDANKSTRSCEEKEQRLMLLESWRDFEKEFGTNITRWKVRKLLPEKVKKRRKVTAEDGSDAGWEEYYNYIFPEDTANQPSLKLLAMAKMWKRQQVDGNAEETTLPSSDEPAAAAENQNESERNTVTESKEKRYNDPDDSGRGIRESYSDEDDGENNKKKKRKPEREEDED, encoded by the exons ATGAGTAAGTGGATTAAATACGCACAGTGGGAGGAAAACCTACAGGAGATCCAGAG GGCTCGTTCCATTTATGAGCGAGCGCTGGTTGTCGATCACCACATCATCACTCTGTGGCTGAAGTATGCTGAGATGGAGATGAAGAGCCGCCAGGTGAACCATGCTCGCAACATCTGGGACAGAGCCATCACCATTCTCCCACACGTCAACCAGTTCTG GTACAAGTACACCCACATGGAGGAGACGCTGGGGAACATCGCCGAATGCAGACAGGTGTTTGAGCGCTGGATGAAGAGGGACCCTGATGAGCAGGCCTGGCATTCCTACATCAACTTTGAGTTGCGCTGCAATGAAGAGGACAAAGCCCGCACCATTTATGAGAAAT TTATCATCGTTCACCCTGAAGTAAAGAACTGGATCAAGTACGCTAGTTTTGAGGAGGAGCATGGCTACATCACTCGCAGCAGGGAGGTGTACGAGAGGGCAGCAGAATTTTTTGTAACTCAACATATGGACGAAAACCTGTTTGTGGCCTTTGCTAAGTTTGAGGAGACGCAGAAAGAG ATTGAACGTATTCGGGTGATTTATAAGTACGCTTTGGACAGAATCCCTAAACATCAGGCACGGGAGCTCTTCAAGAACTACACAATGTTTGAAAAGAAGTTTGGAGACCAGAGGGGAATTGAGGACGTAATAATCAGGAAACAAAGGTTCCAATACGAGGAGGAAGTCAAG GCAAACCCGCACAATTATGATGCATGGTTTGATTACCTTCGTCTGGTGGAGAGTGAGGCTGACTCTGACACAGTGAGAGAGGTTTATGAGAGGGCCATCGCCAACATTCCCCCCATTCAGGAGAAGAGACACTGGAGACGATACATCTACCTGTGGATTAACTACGCACTGTATGAAGAGCTGCAGGTTAAA GATCCAGAGAGAACAAGGCAGGTGTACCAGACCTGTCTGGAGATCATCCCTCACAAAaag ttcaCATTTGCTAAGATTTGGCTGCTCAGCGCTAAGTTTGAGATCAAACAGAAGAACCTCCAGGGAGCCCGGAAGATTATG GAAAGAGCAATCGGTAAATGCccaaaaaacaaattgctgaaGGGCTACATTGAGATAGAGCTTCAGCTACGTGAGTTTAACCGCTGCAGGAAGCTGTATGGAAAGTACATTGAGTTTAGTCCGGTGAACTGCACCACCTGGATCAAGTTtgcagagctggagatgatGCTGGGGGAAATCGACAGAGCCCGCGGCATCTTCGAACTTGCCATCGGACAGCCACAACTTGAAATGCCCGAG CTGGTGTGGAAGTCGTACATTGACTTTGAGATTGAGCAGAAGGAGTATGAAAACACCAGAAACCTTTACAAGCGGTTGCTGCAGCGCACTCAGCATGTCAAG GTTTGGATCAGTTATGCCAAGTTTGAGCTGTCTGTCAAAAGGCCCGACTGGCTGCAGAAGTGCCGGCAGATCTACGAGGATGCCAACAAGAGCACGAGAAGCTGCGAGGAGAAGGAGCAGCGGCTGATGTTGCTTGAGTCCTGGAGAGACTTTGAAAAGGAGTTTGGCACCAACATCACCAGGTGGAAAGTCAGGAAGCTGCTGCCAGAGAaggtgaagaagaggaggaaggtgacAGCCGAGGACGGG TCGGATGCAGGCTGGGAGGAGTACTACAACTACATCTTCCCAGAGGACACCGCCAACCAGCCCAGCCTCAAGCTGCTGGCCATGGCCAAAATGTGGAAGAGGCAACAAGTGGACGGCAATGCTGAAGAGACGACGTTGCCATCGTCCGATGAACCTGCAGCTGCTGCCGAAAACCAAAACGAGTCCGAAAGAAACACTGTGActgaaagcaaagagaaaaggtACAACGATCCAGACGACAGTGGCAGGGGCATTAGAGAGAGTTACAGTGATGAGGACGACGGagagaataataaaaagaagaaaagaaagccGGAGcgggaggaagatgaagattaa